In Variovorax paradoxus, a single genomic region encodes these proteins:
- a CDS encoding FUSC family protein → MLGPRAAARVRAALRIALSHYVASGLTVALGLLFISGGVHLWLGTLAASAAATGVIVTAPPDLPGPRRGKFFQMLPAPLIGLPLFFAVQMLHTAPIRLGLLLVPATFMAFLAMAWGKRGIPIAIAVMFSMIFSMATQAPRDMADALERTWHFGLGAGLYAIWATLANLLLNGRFRTQSVADVLYSLAALMRTEAGQFLPHDDTRDVRDTPAPVLGQLLREQAALADQLQATRDIVLESPRTPRRQRLAAMLVIVLEMRDQLLASELDLDALRAHPAHAAALIEMRQVLEELADETMALADALLMRRQPAAVADRRPRLAAIHVSSDDSSNGGGHIGPTAAMLARGLASRIGHINDEVLRLSAMARGDAEPNLAVVRANWQMFVSPTDWSWRPFFTLWRWDQPPLRHAIRASLAIAAGYAIAVSMPWGSHDYWILLTIVVVLRGSLSQTLERRNARVAGTLLGCVLAVGLLSAHPSALALLAIVTVAQAIAHSFAVRRYLITAVAATVLGLVQAHMLNVGVAPIFALFERIADTLIGAALAWGFCYVLPSWERTQIPALVARVLTAQARHARLALGLGQLQAIDSSPELEWRLARREAYDSLSALVQATQRSLSEPRAVQPPLEPLEHLQAHSYQLLAQLSAVKSMLVLRRDRLTPGEVEGPISRTSQRIEAAIGTMPTTGPSHPESSGSTAVGGPIPLPDPFDNDISPWLLRRLDLATALATQLRDDAARILQPLNETTTQAKTTTA, encoded by the coding sequence GTGCTGGGGCCCCGCGCCGCCGCCAGGGTTCGCGCGGCTCTGCGCATTGCGCTGAGCCATTACGTCGCGAGCGGGCTCACCGTCGCGCTCGGGCTCCTGTTCATTTCGGGCGGCGTCCATCTCTGGCTCGGCACCCTGGCGGCCTCCGCGGCCGCCACCGGCGTGATCGTCACCGCCCCGCCCGACCTGCCCGGCCCGCGCCGCGGCAAGTTCTTCCAGATGCTGCCGGCACCGCTCATCGGCCTGCCGCTCTTCTTCGCGGTGCAGATGCTGCACACCGCGCCCATCCGCCTCGGGCTGCTGCTGGTGCCCGCCACCTTCATGGCCTTCCTGGCCATGGCCTGGGGCAAGCGGGGCATCCCCATCGCCATCGCGGTGATGTTCTCGATGATCTTCTCCATGGCCACGCAGGCCCCGCGCGACATGGCCGATGCGCTCGAGCGCACCTGGCACTTCGGGCTGGGCGCGGGCCTGTACGCGATCTGGGCCACGCTCGCCAACCTGTTGCTCAACGGGCGCTTTCGCACCCAGTCGGTGGCCGACGTGCTGTATTCGCTGGCCGCCCTCATGCGCACCGAGGCCGGCCAGTTCCTGCCCCACGACGACACCCGCGACGTGCGCGACACGCCCGCGCCGGTGCTCGGCCAATTGCTGCGCGAGCAGGCCGCGCTGGCCGACCAGCTGCAGGCCACGCGCGACATCGTGCTCGAATCGCCCCGCACGCCGCGCCGCCAGCGGCTGGCCGCCATGCTGGTGATCGTGCTCGAAATGCGCGACCAGCTGCTCGCGAGCGAGCTCGACCTCGACGCCCTGCGCGCCCACCCGGCCCACGCCGCGGCGCTCATCGAAATGCGCCAGGTGCTCGAAGAGCTGGCCGATGAAACCATGGCGCTGGCCGACGCATTGCTCATGCGCCGCCAGCCCGCCGCCGTGGCGGACCGGCGCCCGCGCCTGGCGGCCATCCATGTGTCGTCCGACGACAGCAGCAACGGCGGCGGGCACATCGGCCCCACCGCCGCCATGCTGGCGCGCGGACTGGCCAGCCGCATCGGCCACATCAACGACGAAGTGCTGCGCCTGTCGGCCATGGCCCGCGGCGACGCCGAGCCCAACCTGGCCGTGGTGCGCGCCAACTGGCAGATGTTCGTGAGCCCGACCGACTGGTCGTGGCGCCCCTTCTTCACGCTGTGGCGCTGGGATCAGCCACCGCTGCGCCATGCCATTCGCGCGTCGCTGGCCATCGCGGCCGGCTACGCCATCGCGGTGTCGATGCCGTGGGGCTCGCACGACTACTGGATCCTGCTGACCATCGTGGTCGTGCTGCGCGGCAGCCTCTCGCAGACGCTGGAGCGGCGCAACGCGCGGGTGGCCGGCACGCTGCTGGGCTGCGTGCTCGCGGTGGGGCTGCTGTCGGCGCATCCGTCGGCGCTGGCGCTGCTGGCCATCGTGACCGTGGCGCAGGCCATCGCGCACAGCTTCGCGGTGCGGCGCTACCTCATCACCGCCGTGGCCGCCACCGTGCTGGGCCTGGTACAGGCCCACATGCTGAACGTGGGCGTGGCGCCCATCTTCGCGCTGTTCGAGCGCATCGCCGACACGCTCATCGGCGCCGCGCTGGCCTGGGGCTTCTGCTACGTGCTGCCATCCTGGGAGCGCACGCAGATCCCGGCGCTGGTGGCGCGCGTACTCACCGCGCAGGCCCGCCACGCGCGCCTGGCGCTCGGCCTGGGCCAGTTGCAGGCCATCGACAGCAGCCCCGAGCTCGAATGGCGGCTCGCGCGCCGCGAGGCCTACGACAGCCTCTCCGCGCTGGTGCAGGCCACGCAGCGTTCGCTCTCCGAACCGCGCGCGGTGCAGCCGCCGCTGGAGCCGCTGGAACACCTGCAGGCCCACAGCTACCAGCTGCTCGCGCAACTGAGCGCAGTGAAATCGATGCTCGTGCTGCGGCGCGACCGCCTCACGCCGGGCGAGGTCGAAGGCCCCATCAGCCGCACATCTCAACGAATCGAGGCCGCCATCGGAACTATGCCGACCACCGGCCCCTCTCACCCCGAGAGCAGCGGTTCCACCGCTGTCGGCGGACCGATTCCCCTGCCCGACCCGTTCGACAACGACATCAGCCCCTGGCTGCTGCGCCGCCTCGATCTGGCCACGGCCCTCGCCACGCAGCTGCGCGACGACGCGGCCCGCATTCTTCAACCACTGAACGAAACCACAACCCAAGCAAAGACGACCACCGCCTGA
- a CDS encoding inositol monophosphatase family protein: MSSPNLHPMLNVAVKAARAAGAIINRAALDVEAVRISQKQVNDFVTEVDHASEQAIIETLLGAYPGHGILAEESGTEYGAKDSDYVWIIDPLDGTTNFIHGFPVYCVSIALSVRGKIEQAVIYDPSRNDLFTATKGRGAYMNERRIRVSKRTKLTECLISTGFPFRTGDNFKQYLAIMADMMPRMAGLRRPGAAALDLAYVAAGFTDGFFETGLNPWDVAAGSLLVTEAGGLIGNFTGEPEFLEQRECLAAAPRIYGQLVPLLAKYSKFANVDDKLRASDRMRAVSASTKSNPDDASVDLYARSTVVDFADETAEGDKPAVAVPAAPRKLTRIRRDAPAAPGTGSASEGDASAK; this comes from the coding sequence ATGTCGTCCCCCAACCTGCATCCCATGCTCAACGTGGCCGTCAAGGCCGCACGCGCCGCCGGCGCGATCATCAACCGCGCTGCCCTCGACGTCGAGGCCGTGCGCATTTCGCAGAAGCAGGTCAACGACTTCGTCACCGAAGTCGATCACGCGAGCGAGCAAGCGATCATCGAAACGCTGCTCGGCGCCTACCCGGGGCACGGCATCCTGGCCGAAGAATCGGGCACCGAATACGGCGCCAAGGACTCCGACTACGTCTGGATCATCGATCCGCTCGACGGCACCACCAATTTCATCCACGGCTTCCCGGTCTACTGCGTGTCGATCGCGCTATCGGTGCGCGGCAAGATCGAGCAGGCGGTCATTTACGACCCGAGCCGCAACGACCTGTTCACGGCCACCAAGGGCCGCGGCGCCTACATGAACGAGCGCCGCATCCGCGTGTCCAAGCGCACCAAGCTCACCGAGTGCCTGATTTCGACCGGCTTCCCGTTCCGCACCGGCGACAACTTCAAGCAGTACCTGGCCATCATGGCGGACATGATGCCCCGCATGGCCGGCCTGCGCCGCCCCGGCGCGGCAGCCCTGGACCTGGCCTACGTGGCCGCCGGCTTCACCGACGGCTTCTTCGAAACCGGCCTGAACCCGTGGGACGTGGCCGCCGGTTCGCTGCTGGTCACCGAAGCCGGTGGCCTGATCGGCAACTTCACGGGCGAGCCCGAATTCCTCGAACAGCGCGAATGCCTGGCCGCCGCGCCGCGCATCTACGGCCAGCTGGTGCCGCTGCTCGCCAAGTACTCGAAGTTCGCCAACGTGGACGACAAGCTGCGCGCCAGCGACCGCATGCGCGCCGTGTCGGCCTCGACCAAGTCGAACCCCGACGACGCGTCGGTCGACCTCTACGCCCGCAGCACGGTGGTCGATTTCGCGGACGAAACCGCTGAGGGCGACAAGCCCGCCGTGGCCGTCCCCGCCGCGCCGCGCAAGCTCACGCGCATCCGCCGCGACGCACCCGCGGCACCCGGCACCGGCAGCGCCTCCGAGGGCGACGCTTCCGCCAAGTGA
- a CDS encoding RNA methyltransferase yields MRTRFILIQTSHAGNVGAAARAMKTMGFSDLVLVAPRWANVLRREETIQRASGALDVLTNARIVETLDEALDGVTHLCATAMIPRDFGPPTRTPREHLEPLAKQGDQHVAFLFGSERFGMRNEDVYRCNVALTIPTDPKFGSLNLGAAIQVVAYEWRLALGGYEVRESVNPVQAADAQAVAGMLDHWERSLVDIGFLDPEAPKKLMPRLQQLFNRAQPTPEEIHILRGIAKAMSDATKPPRGSLPE; encoded by the coding sequence ATGCGCACCCGTTTCATCCTGATCCAGACCAGCCACGCCGGCAATGTGGGCGCCGCCGCCCGCGCCATGAAGACCATGGGTTTCTCCGACCTCGTGCTGGTGGCGCCCCGCTGGGCCAACGTGCTGCGGCGCGAGGAAACCATCCAGCGCGCGAGCGGCGCGCTCGACGTGCTGACCAACGCCCGCATCGTCGAAACGCTCGACGAAGCCCTCGACGGCGTGACCCACCTGTGCGCCACGGCCATGATTCCGCGCGACTTCGGCCCGCCCACCCGCACGCCCCGGGAACACCTGGAGCCCCTGGCGAAGCAGGGCGACCAGCACGTCGCCTTCCTGTTCGGCTCCGAGCGTTTCGGCATGCGGAACGAAGACGTCTACCGCTGCAACGTGGCCCTGACCATTCCCACCGACCCGAAATTCGGCTCGCTCAACCTGGGCGCGGCCATCCAGGTGGTGGCCTACGAATGGCGGCTGGCGCTGGGCGGCTACGAGGTGCGGGAGTCCGTCAACCCGGTGCAGGCGGCCGATGCGCAGGCCGTGGCCGGCATGCTCGACCACTGGGAGCGCTCGCTGGTTGATATCGGCTTCCTCGACCCCGAGGCGCCCAAGAAGCTCATGCCGCGGCTGCAGCAGCTCTTCAACCGGGCCCAGCCCACGCCCGAAGAAATCCACATCCTGCGCGGCATCGCCAAGGCCATGAGCGACGCGACCAAGCCGCCCCGCGGCTCCCTGCCTGAATAA
- the cysE gene encoding serine O-acetyltransferase — protein MFSRLRADIRCILERDPAARSAWEVITVYPGFHAVVLHRWAHACWTHGFKWPARFIAHGARWLTGIEIHPAAKIGERVFFDHAMGVVVGETAEIGDGCTIYQGVTLGGTSLYKGTKRHPTLGRNVVVSAGAKVLGGFEVGDGAKIGSNAVVIKPVPAGATAVGIPARIIPSKAGESADVAAPQKFSAYGITQEDDPLSQAMRSLIDNASSQEHQIALLWQAIEKLSDRSGSTKDCVPGDAARDECFEAEKLTQLIGK, from the coding sequence ATGTTCTCTCGCCTGCGCGCCGACATCCGGTGCATCCTCGAACGCGACCCGGCCGCCCGCAGCGCCTGGGAAGTGATCACGGTCTACCCCGGCTTCCATGCCGTGGTGCTGCACCGCTGGGCGCACGCCTGTTGGACTCACGGCTTCAAGTGGCCGGCGCGCTTCATCGCGCATGGGGCGCGCTGGCTGACGGGCATCGAGATTCACCCGGCCGCCAAGATCGGCGAGCGGGTGTTCTTCGACCATGCGATGGGCGTGGTGGTCGGCGAGACCGCCGAGATCGGCGACGGCTGCACCATCTACCAAGGCGTGACGCTGGGCGGCACCTCGCTCTACAAGGGCACCAAGCGGCATCCCACGCTGGGCCGCAACGTGGTGGTGAGCGCCGGCGCCAAGGTGCTGGGCGGCTTCGAGGTGGGCGACGGCGCCAAGATCGGCAGCAACGCGGTGGTCATCAAGCCGGTGCCCGCGGGCGCGACGGCGGTGGGCATTCCCGCGCGCATCATCCCGTCGAAGGCCGGCGAAAGCGCCGACGTGGCCGCGCCGCAGAAGTTCTCGGCCTACGGCATCACGCAGGAAGACGACCCGCTGAGCCAGGCCATGCGCAGCCTGATCGACAACGCCTCGAGCCAGGAGCACCAGATCGCGCTGCTGTGGCAGGCCATCGAGAAGCTGTCGGACCGCTCCGGCTCGACCAAGGACTGCGTGCCAGGCGACGCGGCCCGCGACGAGTGCTTCGAGGCCGAGAAGCTCACGCAGCTCATCGGCAAGTAA
- the cadR gene encoding Cd(II)/Pb(II)-responsive transcriptional regulator, with protein MKIGELAKVANTPVETIRYYEREQLLPEPARTDGNYRIYDEDHAQRLGFIRRCRSLDMTLDEIRSLLKFRDAPQEDCGQVNQLLDDHIGHVAARIAELKTLEKQLKALRQQCGGPESASSCGILQELDTAALVPEPFGQHAGHVHGALHAPAKRAA; from the coding sequence ATGAAAATCGGTGAACTGGCCAAGGTCGCGAACACCCCCGTCGAAACCATCCGGTACTACGAACGCGAGCAACTGCTGCCCGAGCCGGCGCGCACCGACGGCAACTACCGCATCTACGACGAAGACCATGCCCAGCGCCTGGGCTTCATCCGCCGCTGCCGCTCGCTCGACATGACGCTCGACGAGATCCGCAGCCTGCTGAAATTCCGCGACGCCCCGCAGGAAGACTGCGGCCAGGTCAATCAGCTGCTGGACGACCACATCGGCCACGTGGCCGCGCGCATCGCCGAGCTGAAGACCCTGGAAAAGCAGTTGAAGGCGCTGCGCCAGCAGTGCGGCGGGCCGGAATCGGCGAGCAGCTGCGGCATCCTGCAGGAACTGGACACCGCCGCCCTCGTGCCCGAGCCCTTCGGCCAGCACGCGGGGCATGTGCACGGCGCGCTGCACGCGCCGGCCAAGCGCGCCGCCTGA
- a CDS encoding heavy metal translocating P-type ATPase, whose product MTNENALTRPVPHAHSHPHSHGDDHGHEHAKPHAHSHAEDSCCGSSSSCGAIPLAPAGADGADVPKGALLFRIPTMDCAVEESEIRRALEPVAGVKALRFRLGERTMAITTEDGALPEALAAIRKAGFKPEPLNPGGTQAAAAPAQIAGMNMGLVRLIAALVLAIAAESISFMALDGMGFKAVEVVLALGAIGLAGLDTYKKGFAALVRGRLNINALMAVAVTGAFIIGQWPEAAMVMALYAIAELIEARAVDRARNAIQSLLALAPEQAEVKQADGSWKTVMANAVALGDVARIRPGERVPLDGIVTEGTSAIDQAPVTGESIPVDKTIGDPVFAGTINQTAALEFRVTAVASNTTLARIIHAVEEAQGSRAPTQRFVDKFAAIYTPTVFVLALAVAVLTPLFMDWAWMQSVYKALVLLVIACPCALVISTPVTVVSALASAARRGILIKGGTYLEEARKLKAIALDKTGTITEGKPKLVESVLVDASGSEAAVFAVAASIAGRSDHPVSKAIAEGLKSPRQEVADFTALPGRGVGATLAGQAYVLGNHRLIEERGLCSPALEAELKRHEEAGRTVTLLASDKAVLALFAVADTIKESSQAAVAELRALGVTPVMLTGDNTATAKTIGAHAGIDDVRGNLLPEEKLDAIKAMQQRYGAAAMTGDGINDAPALAQADIGFAMGGAGTDTAMEAADVVIMNDDLRRIPETIRLSRRAHSVLWQNITLALGIKGVFFVLAVFGSATMWMAVFADMGASLLVVANGLRLMRVPK is encoded by the coding sequence ATGACGAACGAAAACGCTCTGACACGGCCTGTGCCGCACGCCCATTCGCACCCTCATTCGCATGGCGACGACCACGGCCATGAGCACGCAAAGCCCCACGCCCACTCGCATGCCGAGGATTCATGCTGCGGCAGCAGCAGCTCCTGCGGCGCGATTCCCCTCGCTCCGGCCGGCGCGGATGGCGCCGACGTGCCGAAGGGCGCGCTGCTGTTCCGCATCCCCACCATGGACTGCGCGGTGGAAGAGTCTGAAATCCGCCGCGCGCTGGAGCCGGTCGCGGGCGTCAAGGCCCTGCGCTTTCGCCTCGGCGAGCGCACCATGGCCATCACCACCGAAGACGGCGCGCTGCCCGAGGCGCTCGCCGCCATCCGCAAGGCCGGCTTCAAGCCGGAGCCGCTGAACCCGGGTGGCACGCAGGCCGCCGCGGCGCCCGCGCAGATCGCCGGCATGAACATGGGCCTCGTGCGCCTCATCGCGGCGCTGGTGCTGGCCATCGCCGCCGAGTCGATCTCGTTCATGGCGCTGGACGGCATGGGCTTCAAGGCCGTGGAGGTCGTGCTTGCGCTCGGCGCCATCGGGCTGGCCGGCCTCGACACCTACAAGAAGGGCTTTGCTGCGCTGGTGCGCGGGCGCCTGAACATCAACGCCCTGATGGCGGTGGCCGTGACCGGCGCCTTCATCATCGGCCAATGGCCCGAAGCCGCGATGGTGATGGCGCTCTACGCCATTGCGGAGCTGATCGAGGCACGCGCCGTGGACCGTGCGCGCAATGCCATCCAGAGCCTGCTGGCGCTCGCGCCGGAGCAAGCCGAGGTCAAGCAGGCCGACGGCAGCTGGAAGACCGTGATGGCCAACGCCGTCGCGCTGGGCGACGTGGCGCGCATCCGCCCCGGCGAGCGCGTGCCGCTCGACGGCATCGTCACCGAAGGCACCAGCGCCATCGACCAGGCGCCCGTCACCGGCGAGAGCATTCCCGTCGACAAGACCATCGGCGACCCGGTGTTCGCGGGCACCATCAACCAGACCGCCGCGCTGGAATTCCGTGTGACGGCGGTGGCGTCGAACACCACGCTCGCGCGCATCATCCACGCGGTCGAAGAGGCGCAAGGCTCGCGCGCGCCGACGCAGCGTTTCGTCGACAAGTTCGCGGCCATCTACACACCCACCGTCTTCGTGCTGGCGCTGGCCGTGGCGGTGCTCACGCCGCTGTTCATGGACTGGGCGTGGATGCAGTCGGTCTACAAGGCGCTGGTGCTGCTGGTCATCGCCTGCCCCTGCGCGCTGGTCATTTCCACGCCGGTCACCGTGGTGAGCGCCCTGGCCTCGGCCGCGCGGCGCGGCATCCTCATCAAGGGCGGCACGTACCTCGAGGAGGCGCGCAAGCTCAAGGCGATTGCGCTCGACAAGACCGGCACCATCACCGAAGGCAAGCCGAAGCTGGTCGAATCAGTGCTGGTCGATGCATCGGGCAGCGAAGCCGCAGTGTTTGCCGTGGCCGCGAGCATTGCGGGCCGCTCCGATCACCCGGTGTCGAAGGCCATTGCCGAGGGCCTGAAGAGCCCGCGGCAAGAGGTCGCCGACTTCACCGCGCTGCCCGGACGCGGCGTGGGGGCCACGCTGGCGGGGCAGGCCTACGTGCTCGGCAACCACCGCCTGATCGAGGAGCGCGGGCTGTGCTCCCCGGCGCTCGAAGCCGAGCTCAAGCGGCATGAAGAGGCGGGCCGCACCGTCACGTTGCTGGCGTCGGACAAGGCAGTGCTGGCGTTGTTCGCGGTGGCCGACACCATCAAGGAATCGTCGCAGGCGGCGGTGGCCGAGTTGCGCGCGCTGGGCGTGACGCCCGTGATGCTCACCGGCGACAACACCGCCACCGCGAAGACCATCGGTGCCCACGCCGGCATCGACGACGTGCGCGGCAACCTGCTGCCCGAGGAAAAGCTCGACGCCATCAAGGCCATGCAGCAGCGCTACGGTGCCGCCGCCATGACCGGCGACGGCATCAACGACGCGCCCGCGCTTGCGCAGGCCGACATCGGCTTCGCCATGGGCGGCGCGGGCACCGACACCGCCATGGAGGCGGCCGACGTGGTCATCATGAACGACGACCTGCGCCGCATTCCGGAGACCATCCGCCTGTCGCGCCGCGCGCACTCGGTGCTGTGGCAGAACATCACGCTGGCGCTGGGCATCAAGGGCGTGTTCTTCGTGCTCGCGGTGTTCGGCAGCGCGACCATGTGGATGGCGGTGTTCGCGGACATGGGCGCGAGCCTGCTGGTGGTGGCGAACGGGCTGCGGCTGATGCGCGTGCCCAAGTGA